The Calothrix sp. PCC 7507 DNA segment ATCTCTAATGTTGCCACCCATTAACTACCTGTTTAGCGATCGCTAGATTCTAAATTAACTCAATTTTCTCTGATCGCTAATAATTTTTTTAGCAAATACACCTGGTTTTTTGTCTTCAACTTACCAAAAGAGGTTTTCACAAAACTGATACAAATAATACAACATTTAGGATTTTTTTCATACTCATGATTGTATTTGATTTAATTTTTATTTATTTAATTTTTAGGTTTCTATTATCAAAAATTCCGGAACTAATAGCTATGTTATTTTCATAACTCACCACAGACTTAAAAAAGCAGATGTGGGATTTTTAGATAGTGATATTCATAACTCAGAAGTGAATTGTGTTATGTAACTATAAGAATCATATTTGATTTTTGAAAAGATACGTAGTGGCGTGGCAAGGCTAAAATGTTGCATTAGGTGTAGGTTGGGTAACGCATTGCCTCAACCCAACAAAGCCTAGATAATGTTGGGTTACCCTGCGGGAAGTTGCTCCGCGTCTACGTTCCTCAAACGCCACTTCAACGCCAGTTGCTACCCTGCGGGAATGCTAAGAGCGAACAAGTCACGTGAGTGGCTCACCAACCTACAATTTTTTTTGCATCATTTTAGTTGTGTCGTTCCACTAGCAATACCTAATTTTGTTCAAAAATCAAAGCTGACTGCTATAGTGAAACCAATTGATAATTGGGCAACCGAAAAGAATATTACTCAAAGTCATCTATCTATTGTTTTATTTGAGATTAATTATCTGATATTCTCAGTAATGCTGTTTGGGTACTTTTAACACCAACGACAGGCAGAGTGCTACATTAAGTCTAACCAAGTGGTTTTGTGATTAGTCATTTAGTACATCTCGCCATTTCTCTCTATTCTCCCTACTTTCTTCATCCCGTGATAAGCGTGCTTGTTGCCAAGTCCCCCAAGACAGAGCAGTTTGTTTTTCAAGATGATTGATAAACTGTATGATTGACTGATCTGCCTTGATTGGAGTTTTTAAATCAAATTTAATTGTCCGAAAAATATTGATGTCAGCTTTGAGGAAATGATTAGCAGCAATTTTAGTTATCCACAGCACAAATCGATTATATAACCAACTGAAAATTCCTTTGTGTTTTTTAACTATCAATAAAGTTTGAATCTCTGCTTTTCCACCTTCTAGAAGACGCATGGCAAACATAATGTGAAAATGGAGAAAGTCGGGTCCAAATGTTGTTGTACCAGTGCTACCATACCAATAGCAAACATCATATGCCATAGAATTTTTGTAGAAGGGACGGATAAGTTTAATTAAAAAAGCATTTTCACTACTGGGTGTAGTATTCCTGAAAGTAATAGCATTCTGATTCAATTCCTGTTTTTCAAAGACAATTGCTGATAATAGTTTGTGAATCGTATTGAAGTGTTGAGCATCAATAGTATTAATCAGCACTACATTAGGATGACAATTCGTAATGAAGTGGGAACTAACAACACTGCTACATTCTTTATGTTCTAACTCTGGGACAAAAGGTATAGGTTGTAATGGTGTTTCTCCAGTCCAAACCCAAATTATCCCGTATTTCTCTGCAGTTGGCCAAGCTTTTAATGTAATAGGAAGCGGTTCATCTAAACATGGAATATCGACACAAAATCCTCCACCATCAAACTTCCAGTGGTGGAAACAACAGCGTAGTCCATTACCTTCCACTTTACCTTCTGCGAGGTGAGTGCCCATGTGTGGACAATAGGCATCAAAGGTGACTGCTTTGCGGTCTTTACCCCTATAAATCACTAGTTCTCTGCCTAATAAATTGACAGATTTGACCTCACCCACCCGCAGATCAGGGGAAAGTATTGCCCAATACCATCCCTCGATAAAACGCTCTGGATTATTGAAAGTTTTTAGCTTGCGGGTTGAGCTAATATTCTGCGAGTTGGAATTCATTTTTAGGATTTCACTTGAAAGTGAAGCGGTTAATCTTTATAGTTCCTAATTTTGCTATCCTAAAAATGTAATGAGAGTTACTCTAGTTATATTCTTTGACAAATATTTTGTAGGTTATATCTGCTTTCTCACCTGGGTCATTCTATTTTATATACCAGATTGTAAAATTTTAAATGATGAAATCCTTTCTTGGAAGCTGGTTGAGAAATTTATGTCTGTAAGGTTAAAATCAAATGGTGTCGGTTTTAGCTCAAAAAATTCGGTAAAGTAAATTTTAAAATTTGTGGAGTAAAGAATTAAATTTTTGCAAATCTTGGCAAATTTATCCGCCAAGTCAGCATTTAATTATGTTGGTAATAAAAATTACAGTAAGTGGTGGTTTTTATGATATTAACTCAAGATAATAAATTACTTTTGATTGGACAAGTAACAGCTTTGAGCGGAATTCCGATCAGGACAATTCGCTATTACGAGAGTTTGGGTTTATTGCAGTCATCAGGCAGAACTGAGGGAGGTTTTCGACAGTTTTCTGTAGATGTGCTGACTCGTCTTGCATTTATCAAAAGGGTGCAAAGCTTAGGTCTGAGCTTGGAAGAAATTGGCGATATTCTCAAGGTTTATGATCAAGGACAGCCTCCTTGTGGCGAAATTAAAGAAAAGCTGGAAGACAAGCTAGTGCAGATTGAGCATCAAATTGAACAGCTGTTAGCTTTAAAGTCCGAAATCAGAGTTTTGCTTTCAGGCTGGAAGAATATGGATAGTCAGCATCAGGATAAAATTTGTTCTATTATCCAACCTTAGTCCGATTATGCGCTGACCAAACAAGGCAAAAGTAAAAATTAACAGGCAAAAGGCAATAGGGAAATCCCCTCAACGATAGGCACGACAAGCAATCTATTCAGCACTATCTAGGGCACAAAAACATTCAGCATATGGTGCGCTACACAGATATGTCTCCACAATGTTTGAGCGATTTCTGGCAAGATGCCCGGCATCTTGCTGCCGATCATATTGAACTAGCAGTTTCCCTAGCAGCTTCTCGTAGCCGCTCCACATCGCGCATCGGTGGGGCACCAAAGAGCCGCTTGTACTCACGGTTGAAGTGCGAGGCATCGTCATACCCCACTCGATAGGCAGCACTGGTAGCGTCAAGGTTTTCCCCCAGCATCAGACGGCGAGCCTCCTGGAGCCGCAGTTGCTTTTGGAACTGCAAGGGACTCATTGCAGTGACAGACTTGAAGTGATGGTGAAAGCCTGAGACACTCATTCCCATTTCTCGGGCGATGTTTTCAATCTTGATCGGCTCATTAAAGTCTTTACGAAGTCGCTCGACGGCTCTGGCGATGTGGTAAGTGTAGCCACCCAGAACTGCAATATGACGGAGCCGATTACCTTGCTCTCCCATCAGGAGTCGGTAAATAATTTCCCGCTTAATCAGTGGTGCGAGAACATGAGCTTCACCAGGGGAATCTAAAAGCCTGACGAGCCGCACCACAGCGTCCAACAAATTTGCATTCAACGGACTTACATCGATCGCTTTCACATCGGCACGGTTGCGCGATGAGGGATACCCAGCCTTGACCATCACTGAGCCAACGAGGGTGGGGTCGAGATCGAGGCGCAGGCTCAGGTACGGTTGCGCCTTGGACGCTTCCAGAATTTGGCTGATAATGGGCAGTTCGACCGTACCCAGCAGATAATGCATCGGGTCGTACTGATAGCGATCGCTACCCAGAAGAACTTCTTTGCTGCCCTGAGCGATCGCACAAAAGGCAGGGATAGAGACACTATGAAGGCATTCTGAAGGCGAGGAGGCGCGGTTGAAGTGCAAACCTTTCAGTGGCTCAATCGTCCCATCATGACGAATCGCCTGGGCAATCAGCTCAGTCAGTTCGTCTCTGTGGGCTTGCGCTCTGTCTGCCTCGCGCTTTGCCTGCGTATCGTTCATTAAATTGATATTGGCAGCGTTCATTTCTAAGTTTGCAGGATTGTACAACAATCTTAGACGATCGTCCTATTGCTTGCCCTTCAAAATGCCTAAGATGAAGCTAAAGCAAGGAAAAATGATTTCGGCTTCTTATAAGTATTCTGGATTTTTATTCAAGAAAAAACTCAGTTTCGATTGGGCAAAAGACTTGCCTACTAGCCATCGAAATGGCATCAAGTAAAGGAATTAAGAAAATGGACATTAAAAGAAGTGGCTCACAGCCTTCCGCTAAAGGGCAGGCTGAGTATTTTACCGGCACTGTCCGCGTTGACCCCCTGTTCGAGGCACACGATCCAGCACGCACGTCTGGCGCTAGTGTCACGTTCGAGCCTGCTGCTAGGACAGCATGGCATACCCACCCGTTGGGACAAACCCTAATCGTGACGGCTGGCTGTGGACTTATACAGCGATGGGGCGGTGCGATCGAAGAAATTCGACCGGGGGACGCGATTTGGATCTCGCCGAGTGAGAAGCATTGGCACGGTGCTACAGCAACCACATCCATTACGCACATCGCCATTCAGGAATGGCTCGACGGCAAGCCTGTGGACTGGCTGGAGCATGTCAGCGACGAGCAGTATGAAGGAATACCTTAATGCTTTTGAGATGGTTTTCCATCAAGGGGAAAAACTGCCAGCAGAGAATGCTGATTTTGGTTCTCGCCCTAGTGATGTCCCTGAGTTACTCAGCCTGCCGTGCCGACAACAGTATGACTAGCGATGCCTCGTTGAAGATGCCGACTGAAATATCAACCAAGCAGGCAGACAGTATGCAGATAAACATCAAGGTCAAAGACAAAATTGTTACAGCCACTTTGATCGACAGCAAAACCACTCAGGATTTTATTTCCCTGCTGCCATTAACGCTGACCTTAGAAGATTACGCGAGAACCGAAAAAGTCAGCGATCTGCCAAAAAGATTATCTACAGAAGATGCACTCCCAGGCAGCGATCCTGCTGTTGGAGATATTGCTTATTACGCTCCTTGGGGAAATTTGGCGATCTATTATCGAGATTTTGAATACTCAAACGGACTCGTGATCCTCGGAAAAATAGACGGTGGCATCGAGGCATTGAATGTGCCTGGCTCTGTAGAAGTGACAATCGAGCTTGTTCAATAGTTGCTCTGAACCCTTTTTGCAGGGGAATTTCAGTATCTTTCTCCCCTGTCCCCTGCCCCCTGCTCCCCTGCCTCTTCGGTCAGTCCATCTTCCCTAGAGATTGTTTAGTAAAACCTGAAAGTTGGAGACGGAAATGAAACTGCTTGCGACGACTATCATCTCATTTTCCCTGCTTACTTTGGCGCTTGCTCATGCGGGTCAGACACAAGTTACATCAGACAATGACACACGGATAGTGGAGATCGCTCGGAAAGGTTCGCAGCCTTCTACTAGAGGATCAACCGAATATTTCACAGGTTCCGTCCGCATCGATCCCCTGTTTTCAGCACGCGACCCATCACGCACGGCTGGCGCTAGTGTAACCTTCCAGCCTGGTGGTAGGACAGCGTGGCATACACATCCACTAGGACAGACCCTGATAGTGACGGCTGGGTCTGGTTATGTCCAGCAATGGGGCGGACAAATTCAGGAAATCAAACCAGGTGATGTTGTCCGAATTCCGCCCGGACTGAAACACTGGCATTGAGCTACAGCCACCACAGCCATGACGCACATTGCCATTCACGAAGAACTCGATGGCAAACCTGTGGACTGGCTGGAGCATGTCAGCGACGAGCAATATCCCAACTGATCTTTGCATCTGGTGGTTTTAAAACCTTATTAGGTGAAGAATTAAAGGAAAAAAATCATGACAACGAACGAGAATAGAAACTACACAGGAAAAGTTGCGTTTGTGACTGGAGCAGCGAACGGCATTGGTCGAGCTACGGCGCTGGCATTTGCCCGTGAGGGCGCTAATGTAGTGGTCGCCGACATTTCAGAACAGGGCAATCAAGAAACGGCACACATGATCGAAGAACTCGGCGGACGAGCGATCGCCGTCAAGTGCAACGTAACGCAAGCCGAGGACGTGAAGGCGGCTCTTTCCAAGACCATTGAGACCTTCGGGCGGCTGGACTTTGCTTTTAATAACGCTGGTGTGGAGCAGAAAAATACACCCACAGCAGAAATCGAAGAGGAAGAATGGGATCGGATCGTAGACATCGACCTGCGCGGCGTTTTTCTGTGCATGAAGTATGAAATTCCGCTGCTACTCAAGCAAGGGGGCGGCGCGATCGTGAACACATCATCGGGTGCTGGGGTCATAGGCATCAAGGGCGGAGCCGCATACACTGCCGCAAAACACGCCGTGATCGGACTCACCAAGTCGGCGGCTCTCGACTACGCCTCGCAGAACATCCGCGTCAACGCTGTTGCTCCCGGTTACATTGACACACCGATGATGGATCGCTTCACTGGCGGCACTGCTAAAGGAAAGGAGAAGGTGATTGCAGAGGAGCCAATTGGCAGGATGGGTCAGCCCGAAGAGATCGCCAATGCCGTCCTCTGGCTGTGTTCAGACGCATCCTCCTTCGTCGTCGGACACACCTTAGTCGTCGATGGCGGTCAAACGGTGCAGTAAACTACCCCACGGCTAGAAGCCGGGGGCTTTCAGTAGCCCTGATGTGATCTGCAAGGTTGCAAGACAACACCGAACCTCCGAGCGGATTTACTGCCGCTCCAACGATTGAAATCACTTTTGAACCATTCTCATCAGCATCACAATGATTGCCGCAATGCCCACACTTGAACGACTTGCCAGAGCGATAGGACTTACCTTTCACAGGATGGATGTGCAAGCACTTGTGGCAAGTCTGGCTGGTGTATGCCGGGTTAACTGTAATCAGCTTCACACTATACTTCACGCTCTTGTAGCTCAGAAATAATCGCAGTTGGAAGAAAGCCCAACTGTTAGAGCGTCTACGCTCCGTCTTGTTTCTCGGCAGTT contains these protein-coding regions:
- a CDS encoding SDR family oxidoreductase, producing MTTNENRNYTGKVAFVTGAANGIGRATALAFAREGANVVVADISEQGNQETAHMIEELGGRAIAVKCNVTQAEDVKAALSKTIETFGRLDFAFNNAGVEQKNTPTAEIEEEEWDRIVDIDLRGVFLCMKYEIPLLLKQGGGAIVNTSSGAGVIGIKGGAAYTAAKHAVIGLTKSAALDYASQNIRVNAVAPGYIDTPMMDRFTGGTAKGKEKVIAEEPIGRMGQPEEIANAVLWLCSDASSFVVGHTLVVDGGQTVQ
- a CDS encoding heavy metal-responsive transcriptional regulator gives rise to the protein MLTQDNKLLLIGQVTALSGIPIRTIRYYESLGLLQSSGRTEGGFRQFSVDVLTRLAFIKRVQSLGLSLEEIGDILKVYDQGQPPCGEIKEKLEDKLVQIEHQIEQLLALKSEIRVLLSGWKNMDSQHQDKICSIIQP
- a CDS encoding AraC family transcriptional regulator; translated protein: MNAANINLMNDTQAKREADRAQAHRDELTELIAQAIRHDGTIEPLKGLHFNRASSPSECLHSVSIPAFCAIAQGSKEVLLGSDRYQYDPMHYLLGTVELPIISQILEASKAQPYLSLRLDLDPTLVGSVMVKAGYPSSRNRADVKAIDVSPLNANLLDAVVRLVRLLDSPGEAHVLAPLIKREIIYRLLMGEQGNRLRHIAVLGGYTYHIARAVERLRKDFNEPIKIENIAREMGMSVSGFHHHFKSVTAMSPLQFQKQLRLQEARRLMLGENLDATSAAYRVGYDDASHFNREYKRLFGAPPMRDVERLREAARETASSI
- a CDS encoding cupin domain-containing protein; this translates as MKLLATTIISFSLLTLALAHAGQTQVTSDNDTRIVEIARKGSQPSTRGSTEYFTGSVRIDPLFSARDPSRTAGASVTFQPGGRTAWHTHPLGQTLIVTAGSGYVQQWGGQIQEIKPGDVVRIPPGLKHWH
- a CDS encoding zinc ribbon domain-containing protein yields the protein MLATMSMSRLNQGYSVRRRFKISSTKTSAEDLTGIRERTNELPRNKTERRRSNSWAFFQLRLFLSYKSVKYSVKLITVNPAYTSQTCHKCLHIHPVKGKSYRSGKSFKCGHCGNHCDADENGSKVISIVGAAVNPLGGSVLSCNLADHIRATESPRLLAVG
- a CDS encoding cyclophilin-like fold protein, which codes for MTSDASLKMPTEISTKQADSMQINIKVKDKIVTATLIDSKTTQDFISLLPLTLTLEDYARTEKVSDLPKRLSTEDALPGSDPAVGDIAYYAPWGNLAIYYRDFEYSNGLVILGKIDGGIEALNVPGSVEVTIELVQ
- a CDS encoding aromatic ring-hydroxylating dioxygenase subunit alpha, whose protein sequence is MNSNSQNISSTRKLKTFNNPERFIEGWYWAILSPDLRVGEVKSVNLLGRELVIYRGKDRKAVTFDAYCPHMGTHLAEGKVEGNGLRCCFHHWKFDGGGFCVDIPCLDEPLPITLKAWPTAEKYGIIWVWTGETPLQPIPFVPELEHKECSSVVSSHFITNCHPNVVLINTIDAQHFNTIHKLLSAIVFEKQELNQNAITFRNTTPSSENAFLIKLIRPFYKNSMAYDVCYWYGSTGTTTFGPDFLHFHIMFAMRLLEGGKAEIQTLLIVKKHKGIFSWLYNRFVLWITKIAANHFLKADINIFRTIKFDLKTPIKADQSIIQFINHLEKQTALSWGTWQQARLSRDEESRENREKWRDVLND
- a CDS encoding cupin domain-containing protein, with product MDIKRSGSQPSAKGQAEYFTGTVRVDPLFEAHDPARTSGASVTFEPAARTAWHTHPLGQTLIVTAGCGLIQRWGGAIEEIRPGDAIWISPSEKHWHGATATTSITHIAIQEWLDGKPVDWLEHVSDEQYEGIP